The following proteins come from a genomic window of Maylandia zebra isolate NMK-2024a linkage group LG22, Mzebra_GT3a, whole genome shotgun sequence:
- the snx13 gene encoding sorting nexin-13 isoform X3: MFAEASLSIWGWGGLGVVLFLVTFGPFAIFYLAFYIFCFIGGGFAVTLLYGKINSEKHLEKCEHSYLPPTQIGILKTLDEMKLEMKPIKIDRRLTGSSFIDEPLQQVIQFALRDYIQYWYYTLSEDESFLLEIRQTLQNALVQFSTRSKEVDWQPYFTTRLVDDFATHLRVFRKAQDRLGDREDKLRDITDDLMESFFEAEVEMERKICRDVVCTSHKDEEGFLRDLCELLLYLLLPPGDFHNKNMRYFLREVLARGVLLPLINQLSDPDYINQFVIWMIRDNSCNYEAFMNILKLTDKPAELEAVRDKVLEELQFLRSLDTAGDDINVIKNQINSLLFVKKVCETRIQRLQSGKEVDAFKLAANFGKLCVIPLDHILVHNIALQFFMDFMQAAGAQAELFFWLTVEGYRVTAQQQLEAMQSWQKDGKKQPSDTKGLLKAAALGVYEQYLSDKASPRVQVDEASLTRLGEKLRKDDPTPEIFDEIQRKVYDMMLRDERYYPSFKQSPLYVRMLAELDMLKEPSYRGSDDGDGESFNGSPTGSINLSLDDLPNSCHDESMHLHAFISDTADACLPGFWGAAGVCNDHGKTYALYTITVVRRNQDGSEDAWKTYRRYSDFHDFHMRITEQFENLASILKLPGKKTFNNMDRDFLEKRKKDLNAYLQLLLNPEMVKACPTLIPYVYDFLENKAYSKGKGEFARKIDTFVNPLRSSMRNVSNAVKAFPDSLAEGVTKVSDNMGRMSEKLGQDIKQSILKVPPILPKSEIDPEHCRVSAQLDDNVDDNIPLRVMLLLMDEVFDLKEKNQWLRRNIKNLLQQLIRATYGDTINRKIVDHVDYLTSPEQVADYVKKFRDSYWPNGILAETPPRRDKNIRMRTRVAAKTSLLGIMPDELKHIIGADTTRKGILRVFDMFQYQPMNRRLVYVFLEGFLETMFPQYKFPELFVKLHSRSPRIHRYNQKLKSTSLKR; this comes from the exons ATGTTTGCAGAG GCCAGTCTGTCCATCTGGGGATGGGGGGGTCTTGGAGTTGTGCTGTTCCTCGTCACTTTTGGACCCTTTGCCATATTCTACCTGGCCTTTTATATCTTCTGCTTCATTGGAGG GGGCTTTGCGGTCACTTTGCTTTATGGAAAGATTAACTCGGAGAAACACCTGGAAAAGTGCGAGCACTCGTACTTACCACCCACACAAATTGGTATACTGAAG ACGTTGGATGAGATGAAGCTGGAGATGAAGCCTATAAAAATTGACAGAAGACTCACAGGCTCGAGTTTCATAGATGAACCACTACAGcag GTGATCCAGTTTGCACTGAGAGACTACATCCAATACTGGTACTACACCCTGAGTGAAGATGAGTCCTTCTTACTAGAGATCAGACAGACGCTGCAAAATGCCCTTGTCCAGTTCTCCACacg GTCCAAAGAGGTGGACTGGCAGCCTTACTTCACCACTCGCCTGGTGGACGACTTTGCCACACATTTACGTGTTTTCAGAAAAGCCCAGGATCGCCTCGGTGACAGAGAAGACAAACTAA GGGACATAACAGATGATCTGATGGAGTCTTTCTTTGAGGCTGAGGTGGAGATGGAAAGGAAGATTTGTCGAGATGTTGTGTGCACCTCACACAAAGATGAAGAAG ggTTTCTTCGGGACTTGTGTGAATTGCTTCTGTACCTGTTACTACCTCCTGGAGACTTCCACAATAAGAATATGAGATACTTCCTAAGG GAGGTGCTAGCGCGTGGTGTGCTGCTTCCTTTGATCAACCAGCTGAGTGACCCAGACTACATCAACCAGTTTGTCATATGGATG ATCCGGGATAACAGCTGTAACTATGAAGCCTTCATGAACATCCTGAAGTTAACAGATAAGCCTGCTGAGCTGGAGGCCGTTAGAGACAAGGTGCTGGAGGAGCTGCAGTTTCTCCGCTCCCTGGACACTGCTGGAGACG ACATTAACGTGATCAAGAACCAGATCAACAGTCTTCTGTTTGTGAAGAAGGTGTGTGAGACCAGGATCCAGAGACTGCAGTCTGGCAAG GAGGTTGATGCCTTTAAGCTGGCAGCCAACTTTGGAAAGCTGTGTGTCATCCCGCTGGATCACATCCTCGTCCACAACATAGCCCTGCAGTTCTTCATGG ACTTCATGCAGGCAGCGGGGGCCCAGGCCGAGCTGTTCTTCTGGCTCACAGTGGAGGGATACAGGGTGACGGcgcagcagcagctggaggcCATGCAGAGCTGGCAGAAGGACGGCAAGAAGCAGCCTAGTGACACTAAAGGGCTGCTGAAGGCAGCTGCACTGGGTGTCTATGAACAATACCTCTCTGACAAG GCGTCCCCCAGGGTGCAGGTGGACGAGGCATCACTAACAAGGCTTGGGGAGAAGCTACGGAAAGACGACCCCACGCCAGAGATATTTGATGAAATCCAGAGAAAG GTGTATGACATGATGCTACGCGATGAGCGGTATTACCCGTCCTTCAAGCAGAGCCCTCTCTATGTCCGCATGCTTGCAGAGCTGGACATGTTGAAAGAGCCAAGCTACCGAGGGTCTGACGATGGTGATGGAGAGTCCTTTAATGGTTCTCCAACAGGAAGCATAAACCTA TCTTTGGATGACTTGCCCAATTCCTGCCATGATGAATCTATGCACCTTCATGCCTTCATCTCTGACACAG CTGATGCTTGTCTCCCCGGCTTCTGGGGTGCTGCAGGGGTGTGCAATGACCACGGTAAGACCTACGCACTGTACACCATCACTGTGGTTAGACGCAACCAAGATGGCAGTGAGGATGCCTGGAAGACCTACCGCCGCTACTCAGACTTCCATGACTTCCATATGAGAATCACTGAACAG TTTGAGAACCTGGCATCAATCCTCAAGCTGCCAGGAAAGAAGACCTTCAATAACATGGACAGAGACTTCttggagaagagaaaaaaagacctCAATGCTTACCTACAG TTGCTGCTGAACCCAGAGATGGTGAAGGCCTGCCCAACTCTGATCCCTTACGTGTATGACTTCCTAGAGAACAAGGCCTATAGCAAGGGCAAAGGAGAGTTTGCACGGAAG ATAGACACATTTGTGAACCCTCTGCGGAGCTCCATGAGAAACGTgtccaatgcagtaaaagcctTCCCAGACAGTTTAGCAGAGGGAGTGACCAAAGTCTCCGATAACATGGGCCGCATGTCAGAAAAACTGGGTCAGGATATCAAACAATCCATACTGAAG GTGCCTCCAATCCTCCCCAAGTCTGAAATCGACCCTGAGCACTGTCGAGTCTCTGCTCAGCTCGATGACAAT GTGGATGATAATATCCCACTCCGGgtaatgctgctgctgatggaCGAGGTGTTTGATCTCAAAGAGAAGAACCAGTGGCTGCGCAGGAATATTAAGAACCTTCTGCAGCAACTCATCAGGGCCACATATGGGGACACAATCAACAG GAAAATCGTAGATCATGTGGACTACCTGACGTCACCAGAGCAGGTGGCAGATTACGTCAAGAAGTTCAG GGATTCCTACTGGCCCAATGGTATTCTAGCTGAGACCCCGCCCCGCCGGGACAAGAACATCCGCATGAGGACACGAGTAGCTGCCAAAACCAGCCTTCTGGGAATCATGCCag ATGAGCTGAAGCACATCATCGGAGCCGATACCACGAGGAAGGGCATCCTCCGCGTCTTTGACATGTTTCAGTACCAACCCATGAACCGTCGCCTAGTCTACGTTTTCCTGGAGGGCTTCCTGGAGACCATGTTCCCTCAGTACAAATTCCCCGAGCTCTTTGTCAAGCTGCACTCCCGTTCGCCACGCATCCATAGATACAACCAGAAACTGAAATCCACCTCCCTCAAGAGGTGA
- the snx13 gene encoding sorting nexin-13 isoform X1 — MSVVCVYIMNEDTHKRISTLQRIQASLSIWGWGGLGVVLFLVTFGPFAIFYLAFYIFCFIGGGFAVTLLYGKINSEKHLEKCEHSYLPPTQIGILKTLDEMKLEMKPIKIDRRLTGSSFIDEPLQQVIQFALRDYIQYWYYTLSEDESFLLEIRQTLQNALVQFSTRSKEVDWQPYFTTRLVDDFATHLRVFRKAQDRLGDREDKLRDITDDLMESFFEAEVEMERKICRDVVCTSHKDEEGFLRDLCELLLYLLLPPGDFHNKNMRYFLREVLARGVLLPLINQLSDPDYINQFVIWMIRDNSCNYEAFMNILKLTDKPAELEAVRDKVLEELQFLRSLDTAGDDINVIKNQINSLLFVKKVCETRIQRLQSGKEVDAFKLAANFGKLCVIPLDHILVHNIALQFFMDFMQAAGAQAELFFWLTVEGYRVTAQQQLEAMQSWQKDGKKQPSDTKGLLKAAALGVYEQYLSDKASPRVQVDEASLTRLGEKLRKDDPTPEIFDEIQRKVYDMMLRDERYYPSFKQSPLYVRMLAELDMLKEPSYRGSDDGDGESFNGSPTGSINLSLDDLPNSCHDESMHLHAFISDTADACLPGFWGAAGVCNDHGKTYALYTITVVRRNQDGSEDAWKTYRRYSDFHDFHMRITEQFENLASILKLPGKKTFNNMDRDFLEKRKKDLNAYLQLLLNPEMVKACPTLIPYVYDFLENKAYSKGKGEFARKIDTFVNPLRSSMRNVSNAVKAFPDSLAEGVTKVSDNMGRMSEKLGQDIKQSILKVPPILPKSEIDPEHCRVSAQLDDNVDDNIPLRVMLLLMDEVFDLKEKNQWLRRNIKNLLQQLIRATYGDTINRKIVDHVDYLTSPEQVADYVKKFRDSYWPNGILAETPPRRDKNIRMRTRVAAKTSLLGIMPDELKHIIGADTTRKGILRVFDMFQYQPMNRRLVYVFLEGFLETMFPQYKFPELFVKLHSRSPRIHRYNQKLKSTSLKR, encoded by the exons ATGTCGGTCGTCTGCGTTTATATTATGAATGAAGATACTCACAAACGAATTTCTACATTACAACGAATACAG GCCAGTCTGTCCATCTGGGGATGGGGGGGTCTTGGAGTTGTGCTGTTCCTCGTCACTTTTGGACCCTTTGCCATATTCTACCTGGCCTTTTATATCTTCTGCTTCATTGGAGG GGGCTTTGCGGTCACTTTGCTTTATGGAAAGATTAACTCGGAGAAACACCTGGAAAAGTGCGAGCACTCGTACTTACCACCCACACAAATTGGTATACTGAAG ACGTTGGATGAGATGAAGCTGGAGATGAAGCCTATAAAAATTGACAGAAGACTCACAGGCTCGAGTTTCATAGATGAACCACTACAGcag GTGATCCAGTTTGCACTGAGAGACTACATCCAATACTGGTACTACACCCTGAGTGAAGATGAGTCCTTCTTACTAGAGATCAGACAGACGCTGCAAAATGCCCTTGTCCAGTTCTCCACacg GTCCAAAGAGGTGGACTGGCAGCCTTACTTCACCACTCGCCTGGTGGACGACTTTGCCACACATTTACGTGTTTTCAGAAAAGCCCAGGATCGCCTCGGTGACAGAGAAGACAAACTAA GGGACATAACAGATGATCTGATGGAGTCTTTCTTTGAGGCTGAGGTGGAGATGGAAAGGAAGATTTGTCGAGATGTTGTGTGCACCTCACACAAAGATGAAGAAG ggTTTCTTCGGGACTTGTGTGAATTGCTTCTGTACCTGTTACTACCTCCTGGAGACTTCCACAATAAGAATATGAGATACTTCCTAAGG GAGGTGCTAGCGCGTGGTGTGCTGCTTCCTTTGATCAACCAGCTGAGTGACCCAGACTACATCAACCAGTTTGTCATATGGATG ATCCGGGATAACAGCTGTAACTATGAAGCCTTCATGAACATCCTGAAGTTAACAGATAAGCCTGCTGAGCTGGAGGCCGTTAGAGACAAGGTGCTGGAGGAGCTGCAGTTTCTCCGCTCCCTGGACACTGCTGGAGACG ACATTAACGTGATCAAGAACCAGATCAACAGTCTTCTGTTTGTGAAGAAGGTGTGTGAGACCAGGATCCAGAGACTGCAGTCTGGCAAG GAGGTTGATGCCTTTAAGCTGGCAGCCAACTTTGGAAAGCTGTGTGTCATCCCGCTGGATCACATCCTCGTCCACAACATAGCCCTGCAGTTCTTCATGG ACTTCATGCAGGCAGCGGGGGCCCAGGCCGAGCTGTTCTTCTGGCTCACAGTGGAGGGATACAGGGTGACGGcgcagcagcagctggaggcCATGCAGAGCTGGCAGAAGGACGGCAAGAAGCAGCCTAGTGACACTAAAGGGCTGCTGAAGGCAGCTGCACTGGGTGTCTATGAACAATACCTCTCTGACAAG GCGTCCCCCAGGGTGCAGGTGGACGAGGCATCACTAACAAGGCTTGGGGAGAAGCTACGGAAAGACGACCCCACGCCAGAGATATTTGATGAAATCCAGAGAAAG GTGTATGACATGATGCTACGCGATGAGCGGTATTACCCGTCCTTCAAGCAGAGCCCTCTCTATGTCCGCATGCTTGCAGAGCTGGACATGTTGAAAGAGCCAAGCTACCGAGGGTCTGACGATGGTGATGGAGAGTCCTTTAATGGTTCTCCAACAGGAAGCATAAACCTA TCTTTGGATGACTTGCCCAATTCCTGCCATGATGAATCTATGCACCTTCATGCCTTCATCTCTGACACAG CTGATGCTTGTCTCCCCGGCTTCTGGGGTGCTGCAGGGGTGTGCAATGACCACGGTAAGACCTACGCACTGTACACCATCACTGTGGTTAGACGCAACCAAGATGGCAGTGAGGATGCCTGGAAGACCTACCGCCGCTACTCAGACTTCCATGACTTCCATATGAGAATCACTGAACAG TTTGAGAACCTGGCATCAATCCTCAAGCTGCCAGGAAAGAAGACCTTCAATAACATGGACAGAGACTTCttggagaagagaaaaaaagacctCAATGCTTACCTACAG TTGCTGCTGAACCCAGAGATGGTGAAGGCCTGCCCAACTCTGATCCCTTACGTGTATGACTTCCTAGAGAACAAGGCCTATAGCAAGGGCAAAGGAGAGTTTGCACGGAAG ATAGACACATTTGTGAACCCTCTGCGGAGCTCCATGAGAAACGTgtccaatgcagtaaaagcctTCCCAGACAGTTTAGCAGAGGGAGTGACCAAAGTCTCCGATAACATGGGCCGCATGTCAGAAAAACTGGGTCAGGATATCAAACAATCCATACTGAAG GTGCCTCCAATCCTCCCCAAGTCTGAAATCGACCCTGAGCACTGTCGAGTCTCTGCTCAGCTCGATGACAAT GTGGATGATAATATCCCACTCCGGgtaatgctgctgctgatggaCGAGGTGTTTGATCTCAAAGAGAAGAACCAGTGGCTGCGCAGGAATATTAAGAACCTTCTGCAGCAACTCATCAGGGCCACATATGGGGACACAATCAACAG GAAAATCGTAGATCATGTGGACTACCTGACGTCACCAGAGCAGGTGGCAGATTACGTCAAGAAGTTCAG GGATTCCTACTGGCCCAATGGTATTCTAGCTGAGACCCCGCCCCGCCGGGACAAGAACATCCGCATGAGGACACGAGTAGCTGCCAAAACCAGCCTTCTGGGAATCATGCCag ATGAGCTGAAGCACATCATCGGAGCCGATACCACGAGGAAGGGCATCCTCCGCGTCTTTGACATGTTTCAGTACCAACCCATGAACCGTCGCCTAGTCTACGTTTTCCTGGAGGGCTTCCTGGAGACCATGTTCCCTCAGTACAAATTCCCCGAGCTCTTTGTCAAGCTGCACTCCCGTTCGCCACGCATCCATAGATACAACCAGAAACTGAAATCCACCTCCCTCAAGAGGTGA
- the snx13 gene encoding sorting nexin-13 isoform X2, with product MSVVCVYIMNEDTHKRISTLQRIQASLSIWGWGGLGVVLFLVTFGPFAIFYLAFYIFCFIGGGFAVTLLYGKINSEKHLEKCEHSYLPPTQIGILKTLDEMKLEMKPIKIDRRLTGSSFIDEPLQQVIQFALRDYIQYWYYTLSEDESFLLEIRQTLQNALVQFSTRSKEVDWQPYFTTRLVDDFATHLRVFRKAQDRLGDREDKLRDITDDLMESFFEAEVEMERKICRDVVCTSHKDEEGFLRDLCELLLYLLLPPGDFHNKNMRYFLREVLARGVLLPLINQLSDPDYINQFVIWMIRDNSCNYEAFMNILKLTDKPAELEAVRDKVLEELQFLRSLDTAGDDINVIKNQINSLLFVKKVCETRIQRLQSGKEVDAFKLAANFGKLCVIPLDHILVHNIALQFFMDFMQAAGAQAELFFWLTVEGYRVTAQQQLEAMQSWQKDGKKQPSDTKGLLKAAALGVYEQYLSDKASPRVQVDEASLTRLGEKLRKDDPTPEIFDEIQRKVYDMMLRDERYYPSFKQSPLYVRMLAELDMLKEPSYRGSDDGDGESFNGSPTGSINLSLDDLPNSCHDESMHLHAFISDTGVCNDHGKTYALYTITVVRRNQDGSEDAWKTYRRYSDFHDFHMRITEQFENLASILKLPGKKTFNNMDRDFLEKRKKDLNAYLQLLLNPEMVKACPTLIPYVYDFLENKAYSKGKGEFARKIDTFVNPLRSSMRNVSNAVKAFPDSLAEGVTKVSDNMGRMSEKLGQDIKQSILKVPPILPKSEIDPEHCRVSAQLDDNVDDNIPLRVMLLLMDEVFDLKEKNQWLRRNIKNLLQQLIRATYGDTINRKIVDHVDYLTSPEQVADYVKKFRDSYWPNGILAETPPRRDKNIRMRTRVAAKTSLLGIMPDELKHIIGADTTRKGILRVFDMFQYQPMNRRLVYVFLEGFLETMFPQYKFPELFVKLHSRSPRIHRYNQKLKSTSLKR from the exons ATGTCGGTCGTCTGCGTTTATATTATGAATGAAGATACTCACAAACGAATTTCTACATTACAACGAATACAG GCCAGTCTGTCCATCTGGGGATGGGGGGGTCTTGGAGTTGTGCTGTTCCTCGTCACTTTTGGACCCTTTGCCATATTCTACCTGGCCTTTTATATCTTCTGCTTCATTGGAGG GGGCTTTGCGGTCACTTTGCTTTATGGAAAGATTAACTCGGAGAAACACCTGGAAAAGTGCGAGCACTCGTACTTACCACCCACACAAATTGGTATACTGAAG ACGTTGGATGAGATGAAGCTGGAGATGAAGCCTATAAAAATTGACAGAAGACTCACAGGCTCGAGTTTCATAGATGAACCACTACAGcag GTGATCCAGTTTGCACTGAGAGACTACATCCAATACTGGTACTACACCCTGAGTGAAGATGAGTCCTTCTTACTAGAGATCAGACAGACGCTGCAAAATGCCCTTGTCCAGTTCTCCACacg GTCCAAAGAGGTGGACTGGCAGCCTTACTTCACCACTCGCCTGGTGGACGACTTTGCCACACATTTACGTGTTTTCAGAAAAGCCCAGGATCGCCTCGGTGACAGAGAAGACAAACTAA GGGACATAACAGATGATCTGATGGAGTCTTTCTTTGAGGCTGAGGTGGAGATGGAAAGGAAGATTTGTCGAGATGTTGTGTGCACCTCACACAAAGATGAAGAAG ggTTTCTTCGGGACTTGTGTGAATTGCTTCTGTACCTGTTACTACCTCCTGGAGACTTCCACAATAAGAATATGAGATACTTCCTAAGG GAGGTGCTAGCGCGTGGTGTGCTGCTTCCTTTGATCAACCAGCTGAGTGACCCAGACTACATCAACCAGTTTGTCATATGGATG ATCCGGGATAACAGCTGTAACTATGAAGCCTTCATGAACATCCTGAAGTTAACAGATAAGCCTGCTGAGCTGGAGGCCGTTAGAGACAAGGTGCTGGAGGAGCTGCAGTTTCTCCGCTCCCTGGACACTGCTGGAGACG ACATTAACGTGATCAAGAACCAGATCAACAGTCTTCTGTTTGTGAAGAAGGTGTGTGAGACCAGGATCCAGAGACTGCAGTCTGGCAAG GAGGTTGATGCCTTTAAGCTGGCAGCCAACTTTGGAAAGCTGTGTGTCATCCCGCTGGATCACATCCTCGTCCACAACATAGCCCTGCAGTTCTTCATGG ACTTCATGCAGGCAGCGGGGGCCCAGGCCGAGCTGTTCTTCTGGCTCACAGTGGAGGGATACAGGGTGACGGcgcagcagcagctggaggcCATGCAGAGCTGGCAGAAGGACGGCAAGAAGCAGCCTAGTGACACTAAAGGGCTGCTGAAGGCAGCTGCACTGGGTGTCTATGAACAATACCTCTCTGACAAG GCGTCCCCCAGGGTGCAGGTGGACGAGGCATCACTAACAAGGCTTGGGGAGAAGCTACGGAAAGACGACCCCACGCCAGAGATATTTGATGAAATCCAGAGAAAG GTGTATGACATGATGCTACGCGATGAGCGGTATTACCCGTCCTTCAAGCAGAGCCCTCTCTATGTCCGCATGCTTGCAGAGCTGGACATGTTGAAAGAGCCAAGCTACCGAGGGTCTGACGATGGTGATGGAGAGTCCTTTAATGGTTCTCCAACAGGAAGCATAAACCTA TCTTTGGATGACTTGCCCAATTCCTGCCATGATGAATCTATGCACCTTCATGCCTTCATCTCTGACACAG GGGTGTGCAATGACCACGGTAAGACCTACGCACTGTACACCATCACTGTGGTTAGACGCAACCAAGATGGCAGTGAGGATGCCTGGAAGACCTACCGCCGCTACTCAGACTTCCATGACTTCCATATGAGAATCACTGAACAG TTTGAGAACCTGGCATCAATCCTCAAGCTGCCAGGAAAGAAGACCTTCAATAACATGGACAGAGACTTCttggagaagagaaaaaaagacctCAATGCTTACCTACAG TTGCTGCTGAACCCAGAGATGGTGAAGGCCTGCCCAACTCTGATCCCTTACGTGTATGACTTCCTAGAGAACAAGGCCTATAGCAAGGGCAAAGGAGAGTTTGCACGGAAG ATAGACACATTTGTGAACCCTCTGCGGAGCTCCATGAGAAACGTgtccaatgcagtaaaagcctTCCCAGACAGTTTAGCAGAGGGAGTGACCAAAGTCTCCGATAACATGGGCCGCATGTCAGAAAAACTGGGTCAGGATATCAAACAATCCATACTGAAG GTGCCTCCAATCCTCCCCAAGTCTGAAATCGACCCTGAGCACTGTCGAGTCTCTGCTCAGCTCGATGACAAT GTGGATGATAATATCCCACTCCGGgtaatgctgctgctgatggaCGAGGTGTTTGATCTCAAAGAGAAGAACCAGTGGCTGCGCAGGAATATTAAGAACCTTCTGCAGCAACTCATCAGGGCCACATATGGGGACACAATCAACAG GAAAATCGTAGATCATGTGGACTACCTGACGTCACCAGAGCAGGTGGCAGATTACGTCAAGAAGTTCAG GGATTCCTACTGGCCCAATGGTATTCTAGCTGAGACCCCGCCCCGCCGGGACAAGAACATCCGCATGAGGACACGAGTAGCTGCCAAAACCAGCCTTCTGGGAATCATGCCag ATGAGCTGAAGCACATCATCGGAGCCGATACCACGAGGAAGGGCATCCTCCGCGTCTTTGACATGTTTCAGTACCAACCCATGAACCGTCGCCTAGTCTACGTTTTCCTGGAGGGCTTCCTGGAGACCATGTTCCCTCAGTACAAATTCCCCGAGCTCTTTGTCAAGCTGCACTCCCGTTCGCCACGCATCCATAGATACAACCAGAAACTGAAATCCACCTCCCTCAAGAGGTGA
- the LOC101466121 gene encoding biotinidase — MPRVKQTGRNMLFVIAVVSVYLALVISPTDSTADSSYVAAVYEHKVILNPGPRTPVSRHEALQHMQKNLDIYEEQAARAAQQGAQILVFPEDGIHGFNFTRSSIIGYLETIPNPQEESWNPCTEPERHNTEVLQRLSCMARRNNLYLVANMPDLQPCPLKTSPSSTCPPDGRWQFNTNVAFRSDGLLIARYHKQNLFFEQSFDTPPEVEVITFDTPFAGKFGLFICFDILFHDPAVVLVEMGVRQLIFPTAWMNALPLLDSVQFHSAFSLGANVTLLSANIRNDQRIMKGSGIYTPFSATYHHAWKGDPEEGRLLVARVPVLEPLEVKQSAAKEVEAGGVESASSVATDSGRCHQDSCDDHSPDSVHPSHSTFISFMFHDPFTFVLLNETQGDVKVCNGTFCCRLQYRWLLQDHKELYALGAFAGLHTVDGRYALQVCAVVRCAGLDQNSCGQVVEEAESKMDFLLAGNFDTKYVYPSILTSRMFLEQPESLQKAPDGKVTMKHSNMKGGLVTTCLYGRMYHLDNE; from the exons ATGCCTCGTGTGAAGCAAACTGGAAGAAATATGTTGTTCGTCATAGCTGTTGTCAGTGTTTATTTGGCATTGGTCATCAGTCCAACAGACTCCACTGCAGACTCATCATATGTTGCCGCTGTGTACGAGCACAAAGTAATCCTGAACCCAGGCCCCCGCACACCCGTGTCCCGCCACGAAGCTCTGCAGCACATGCAGAAAAACCTGGATATCTACGAGGAGCAGGCAGCCCGGGCAGCCCAGCAA GGTGCCCAGATCCTGGTGTTTCCAGAAGATGGTATTCATGGGTTTAACTTCACTCGGTCATCCATCATTGGCTACCTGGAAACCATTCCCAACCCTCAGGAGGAGAGCTGGAATCCGTGCACAGAGCCggaaagacacaacactgaG GTTCTCCAGAGATTGAGCTGTATGGCTCGTCGTAACAACCTCTACCTGGTGGCCAACATGCCCGACCTGCAACCCTGTCCCCTGAAGACCAGCCCCTCCTCCACCTGTCCTCCTGATGGGCGCTGGCAGTTCAACACAAATGTGGCTTTCAG GTCAGACGGCCTTCTAATTGCACGCTACCACAAGCAAAACCTTTTCTTTGAGCAATCCTTTGACACACCTCCAGAAGTTGAAGTCATAACATTTGATACACCTTTTGCTGGGAAGTTTGGCCTCTTCATCTGCTTTGACATCCTCTTTCATGATCCTGCAGTGGTGCTGGTGGAGATG GGTGTGCGTCAGTTGATCTTTCCAACAGCGTGGATGAATGCGCTCCCCCTGCTggattcagttcagtttcacaGTGCATTCAGTCTGGGTGCCAACGTCACTCTACTATCTGCCAACATTCGCAATGATCAACGCATCATGAAAGGAAGCGGTATCTACACCCCCTTTTCTGCCACCTACCACCATGCCTGGAAGGGAGACCCAGAGGAGGGCAGGCTGCTGGTGGCCAGAGTGCCAGTTTTGGAGCCACTGGAGGTAAAACAAAGTGCAGCCAAAGAGGTGGAGGCTGGTGGTGTTGAGTCTGCATCATCAGTGGCTACAGACTCTGGACGCTGTCATCAAGACAGCTGTGATGATCACTCTCCTGATTCGGTCCATCCCTCTCACTCCACCTTCATCTCATTCATGTTCCACGACCCGTTTACGTTTGTCCTCTTAAACGAGACACAAGGTGACGTTAAAGTGTGCAACGGCACTTTCTGCTGCCGCCTGCAGTACAGGTGGTTACTGCAAGACCATAAAGAGCTCTATGCTCTCGGTGCATTTGCAGGACTGCACACCGTTGATGGACGTTATGCACTGCAG GTTTGTGCAGTAGTCCGTTGTGCAGGGTTGGATCAGAACTCTTGTGGACAAGTAGTAGAAGAAGCAGAGTCAAAAATGGACTTCCTGTTGGCGGGGAACTTTGACACCAAATACGTGTACCCATCTATTCTGACAAGCCGAATGTTCCTGGAGCAGCCCGAGAGTCTGCAGAAAGCTCCAGACGGGAAAGTGACcatgaaacattcaaacatgaaGGGTGGCCTGGTCACCACCTGCCTGTATGGACGAATGTACCACCTGGACAATGAATAA